In Tetrapisispora phaffii CBS 4417 chromosome 6, complete genome, a single genomic region encodes these proteins:
- the COQ11 gene encoding ubiquinone biosynthesis protein COQ11 (similar to Saccharomyces cerevisiae YLR290C; ancestral locus Anc_6.87), translating to MSKRLLVFGGNGFLGKRICQEAVNKGFQVTALSRSGSPPILTSMEDKLWISETKWVSCNVFDPSTYSHLLVDKPHVVHSLGILLENENYKKNVRGSPNIRALFTSSSLFQLPNPLLKKDSKFSYEWMNKRSAMILADAYNSISNKNTKNGSVLPSFTYISADTKFPLIPEGYIHSKREAEEYLLNKKNQFRSIILRPGFMFDEIKGSTDTRSFIQTGIDVLNCGNKLLLNNKLDCINQITRPTISTQQVAKNAITKIQDNDFKGVVYLDELIKI from the coding sequence atgTCAAAGAGGCTGTTAGTATTCGGAGGTAATGGTTTCTTAGGTAAACGAATCTGCCAAGAAGCAGTAAATAAGGGTTTCCAAGTGACTGCTTTATCGAGGTCTGGTTCTCCACCGATATTGACAAGTATGGAGGATAAACTGTGGATTTCAGAGACCAAATGGGTTAGTTGTAATGTTTTTGATCCTTCTACGTATTCGCATTTATTAGTTGATAAACCACACGTCGTTCACTCATTAGGTATATTacttgaaaatgaaaattataaaaaaaatgtaagAGGTTCACCTAATATCAGAGCACTTTTCACTTCTTCGTCATTATTCCAATTGCCAAATCCTCTACTTAAGAAGGATTCTAAATTCTCCTATGAATGGATGAATAAGAGAAGTGCGATGATCCTAGCTGATGCCTATAACTCCATATCGAATAAGAATACCAAGAATGGCAGTGTTTTACCTTCTTTCACATACATTAGTGCTGATACTAAATTTCCACTAATACCCGAAGGTTATATCCACTCTAAAAGAGAAGCAGAAGAATATCTATTGAATAAGAAGAATCAGTTCAGATCTATTATACTTCGCCCAGGGTTTATGTTTGATGAAATCAAGGGTTCTACAGATACCAGAAGTTTTATTCAGACTGGAATTGATGTTTTAAATTGTGGAAATAAATTACtattaaacaataaattagatTGTATAAATCAAATCACAAGGCCCACAATTTCTACACAACAAGTCGCTAAAAATGCAATAACTAAAATTCAGGATAATGATTTCAAAGGAGTAGTATATTTAgatgaattaataaaaatataa